The sequence GGGTGGGCAtcgcctgggagcttgttaggaatgcagtctcaggccccaccccagaactTCCGAATGAGAGTCTGTACTTCAACAAATTCCTCAGGGAATGTCTATCGATATTAAAGGTTGAGAAGTCCTCAAGGAAGTAACACAGGAAGGGAGACGATCCACTCCTCTAGAAGCTCACACATGGTCAGGAAGATATGACTTGTAGATATGAAACCACGGAGCAGAGTGCATGTCTGTACCACCGAGCACGTTTGGGAAGAAAACTTGGACACAGAACACCTAGACCAAGTCCTGCGTCAGCCACTACTTtcactgagcctcagcttcctcatctgtacagtgggaaTAATACTTGTTTTGTCTACCTTACAGATAGATGGTCCTAGGTGGGAAAGCATGATACCCATAAAAAAAACTATTGAATGTTATGTACTGTAAGTGCTACAGAGGTGCCGGGACGAGAGAGTCTGGGGAAGATCCACTGGGGGGCTGAAGGTGGCCTTTTAAAGATTTTGGACCATACACTTTACTAAAGCAAGATggaaaaatgtacattttgacCTTTGCGCCTCATATAGACTCTAGCCTGAGCTACAGAGAGCTCCCCCTGACCAGCTTTCATCCTGACAATCTGCTCGTGGTCTATTCCACGGGTCTCAAAACACACACTCAGTGCCACTGGGTGTGTCACAAAAGGCACGAAGCAGATAGATGTGGTCTCTGTGGGGAGGCTGACAAGAGCCCTACTGCTGTAAACCTTAGCTCTGGTTTGTAGTATACGGAAATGGATTTGTTTGTCATTTTGCATGAAGATGTCTGGACACTGCAAGAggatgcagggggtgaggggggaGGTAAAAGAAATTAGCATGAGTTCTCAGGTAATCATTTTCCTAGATGATGCCTATTAAGCCTTTGCTATGTACTAGATGCTTTCATGCTTTTTCCcccccatttaatcctcactacgaCCCTATCAGACAGATAGGGACAAAAAgtccccacttcacagataaggaaactgaggacttaggatctgaacccaggttgGTCTGCTTTCCAAAGCCCATGACCTTAACTGCGAGCTAACCTGCTAAAGTAGTGTGAGAATCTCTGGGCTTCCTAGTGCAGATGAAACAATGTGACTGCTTTTGTTGTGAAACCTGGCTCGCTCGGACTCGCTGACGTTTGCCATGCTTGTCCTGAGCTTCTCCAGAGAAATGCCGTCTTCTTCTGgcaggaaaagataaaaactgcTGATACAAATGAGTCACTACACTGGCTATAATTAACAGTGATGCAAGAGCCAGATGCAAACCAAGAGGGGCCTCAGGACCTGACTTTTAGGCAGCCCAAACTTTGAGCTGCACTTCAACGCAGAAAAGTCTCTGTTGTGAGCTGCTGTCTGCtcaagatacattttaaatgaagaaatgaagccTGGAATGCACGCAAGCTCCCAGATAACGGAGTTGAGAGGGGCGGCACCAAATTAATCTCCTTATTTACAACTGAAAAACCATCCACCAGAACCAGAAAGAGAGTTTATAGTTTAGAGATAACGTAGATCTTTGCCTTTCACACTCGGCTGCCCTGGAAAGTCTAAGCAGCTTCCAACCTGCTGAGCTAATTTATAGCAACTACCATTGTAAATTTGGTTGTACTAGGTGTTCAGTTTATACTCTCCTGATTGCAGTGTATACCAGTGAACTTTTCAAAAAAGACCAGTTATCATTTGCATCTCTCTACTCTCTTTTGCTGACCTGGAGTAAGCAGTGATGCAATGAGAGCCCGATGAAAATGACTCTGAAAATACAATTCCCCCCATGCCGTCCACATGGCATGATGAGAGGTGAAGGCGGTGCTCTCTGGCTGCTTCGATGACCAGTAATTGCCTCCTGAGGTTCAACTGAGAGAAATAACAAGTGGTCAGGACCTGGATAGACTTAAGTGGTCATTGATGTCAGCGTCAGCATCTTACCTGTTTAAAAGAGGCTCAACTGTCCTCAAGATTTGTACACAATACAGCTGATAGAATCTTACCACTTTCCTTTTGAATAGACTTTAATTGAGAGCAAGTGAAAAATGCAGGTTACATTTTTAGTGTTACTTAGTGTTATACGTTGGAAGATCAACACCAAAACAGTGATGCATCTAACATTTATACATTTCCTAACTTTAGCTGTCAAAGAGCAAAtcattatcagatatatatatttacacaataATTTCAAGCAACAGTAAATAATAAACTCCctcccttaaaaaacaaaacacacacatacacccaacCACTTTAAACAATGGATTTCCTCACACTAGtaagtctaattttttttcacatatactTGTAGACCCAAAGTTACTTAAGTTACTAAAGAACAGTCTTATCAGTGGAGATCCCGGACCAgcccttattttcttttagagtcacattaattttttacaaCTTGAAGCCACATAACCAGTGTGGTCTGAATACTCTTAAGGACACCCCgaatgataaaaatgaattccACTTCCTTTGTGTGAGGAGATATGTACATCTCTGAAGATGCATGTGATTACAACTCCAAAAagtcaaaaagaaacacaaaaccaaaatctCAGATCCTCAAGCATGGTTTCTTAAGAGCATTGTGCTAATGTTAACATTGAATTAACTGAATGATAAGATTCTTTTAGATCTCTCTGCAGAGGTACTGGTtagttttgattcttttttcagcTGCTTGAAAtgcttgagttttaaaagttGCCTGGTGGCGCTACATCCTGCTTTCCAGGTTAGCAGCCTGCCTAAGCTCCGGAATGTCAGACGGGACTCACCCCCAGTGCCTTGctctctgatttatttcttgCTGTTGCTGTTAGTAAATGGAAACCATGACAAAGTTTACATTAGCAGACACATCCACATGCCCTGGCCTATAAATATTCTATGATGGAAAAAGGTACAATGACTCCATTCCTCGTGAAAATGAGCGTAAagggagaagaggcagggaggaaCATTACCAACAATGGCTCTTCTTACAGTGGAAAATCCAGACCAAATGGCAATGGGCTTTTAACTAACTGGACACTGACAGCCACTTCTCCAGAGCCTTATGAGTCAACTAAAAGTTGGCTAAGCAGAGACCAACTCCTCTGGGCAAACCTGGTAGGATCCAGTAGTACAGGCATCTTTCTCAGAAGCTGGATGAAGAAGATCAACCTCCGTTTCCTTCTTAGAGAGGCGAGTGAGGAGGAATTTTAAAGTCAGGTTTGAAAGTAGTTCACACACTGTCCTGCCTGCGACACAGAACGGTGCCCGGCGTGGACCCCTCAAAGCGCCAGCTGGAGTTTGCTCATGTTTCTCTGGTGCATGTTGTGATGGCGGACTAATTCGTCTGACCGGGCAAACTTTTTCTGACAACTGGGCCACCGACAGCTGAAGGGCTTTTCACCTGTTGACACAATGGCCAGTCAGAGACACTTGCGGTGGAGAGATGGGGCGCAAGTTCAATCATCAAAGGCCTAAATTAAATCATCACAAGACACCCACTCCAGATTCTCTCTAGCTCTTTCCCTAAGCTAACAAATCGGGCTTATCTCGCAAGCAGCCTTGAAGTGGCAGCACCTCTGTGGCCTTAAGGATTAAAATACTGTGACAATTATAAAGTGTTACTAAGTCAGAAGACTTgggaaatgggagagaaagaaTGAGTCTAGTTAATGGAAATGTCTGGGCAATTCATATTTAATcaaagggggaaaatatttggtaaaaccCCTGCCATTGGACTGTTTTGTGAACTGTATAAACGTTTCCCCTTTGCTGTTTAAGGAGGGAATTGAGCTTAATTGGCAGGCAAGGGCCTCAGGATCATCACCCTGGATATTGTTGACTGACAGCCACCCAGTAGTGGAGCTGTGACTGTAGCTTTAATATCTCTGTCTGTATAGATATTCTGCATGGGCtgggtgttttaaaataaatcactgacATCAGTGCACatggtatttgcttttttcaccttAAAGGGTTAGTCAGCATAATACCCATTATACAGAAGATTCTAACTGAGGCATGGTTTTGAGATTTTTAACAAGCTTGCCCCAAAAATCGAGGCTTCTCCATCTAAGGAGGCCTCAGAAGATCCTTCCAAGCCTCATTTTGGATAGGGAAGATAATCAGCATTTACGTGCCAAGCCTTGtgctgggtatatatatatatatatatattacacacacacatatatacatacatatatattcgaatatatatatatatacatacgcatatacacacacacacatatatatataatttcgtGTACTCCTTACAGCAGCCTGTAAGGCCAGCATTATTATCCCCACTCTACAGATGAAGCTGGACCTCTGGTGAGGGCAGACCCAGGCAAGACttaaatccaggtctgtctgattccaaagcccacacACTTGGCTGCATCATACCTCGATGCACTGGACCTCGACATAATGGAAATACAGCCATAGCTTTATCCTAAGTAAAAACGTTGCAGGAGCCTATTCCTGTACCACCTGGGGATGTTCTCAGGATATGGCTAGTCCCACGTTGCTTTCTCTGAGAACTACTGGATGGGATAAGCACTGAGCAATGTCCCAGGAGAGGCGCTGTTCCAGGGTCAGAACTGGAAGCCAGTCAAATAGAGCATTAAACAGTCTGCTGGTGTCATAGGTCACTTTGTACATATACGGATATGCACGGGGTAGGGGGCAGGGTACAAGCGATGATAACTCTTTCCCACCAAGTTATGAGCTCAGGACTAAGGCAAAGAAGTGACACCAAAGGCACGTGAGTAAGGGAATGAGATGCCCATCCCACCAACTCTGGGGCACAGGTGCCTTGACTGTAAGTACAGCCTGTTGGGGCTGAGACTCCAGGACTTCACAGGGGCTCACGACCTCACATTTCCCTCACCTCCTACTCACTGTTCCTCTGCTCTTCCTGATCTGGCTCCTGTTCCTCACTCCCACCGCCAGCCATGCTGTCAGAGAACACCTCCTGATGGACAAACCCCAACCTCTTCTCCTGTCAGTCATCATTCTCCTCAGTCTCTCAGTGGAATTCAAGTCGGCTGACCTTGGGTCTCTTCTTTATTCTCTATCTTCCCTGAGCTGCAAGGTGAACCCAGGCTCTTTCCCCAACAAAGAAGGCAGTGGGTAGGTGGGCTGGGAGAAGACGGAACTGGGTTGGCTACTTACTAGCTTGGGGACTTCAGACAAAGTCATTTTATCACgtgcctcagcctcctcctctgtaaaatggggataaaacgTGCCTACCCTACTCTTCTTCCGAGgatgttgtgaagataaaatgagataaaccTAAGCATTGGCCCTCCCTCCAAAGCTAGAAAATACACAACAAAGATGGTGCTATTTTCATTATGAATCACACCAGCCTTGTGGAGAAGCAAAAACTTCCAGCAGCCAGTGAATTAATGTCCTATTCCCCTCCCTATTCTAGTACGAAGGAAATAATACCCACACACTGATATGGGTCTGGCAGAAACCATGACTGCTCCTGCAGCATTAGCTTTTAGCAGAGCAAAGATTCAGGCCTCTGAAAATAGTGTTGTGAAACGCAAACTTTCAGGAAAATAAGTGTTTGGCTTGCTAgaatttttgctgtttttctgtaAGGTTGATTATCCTATCAAACTGAGTTGATAAAAATGTGATGCAACAAATTGGGAACAGCAGGGACCTAGCTTATCTCTTCACTTCATTCTGGACACTCATGAAAAGAGTTCCTTTCACATCTCTTATGCTCTGTGTCCCCCACCCTCATTCCTTCTTAAACAATGTTGTTATTTAAAGATAGCCATGCACTGTTCTTTCTCTCCACTGAATCTAAACCTGCTTAGAACCTTTACACTTGTTTTTTCCAATCTCTCTCATCACAAGCAACTCCATTcaacagtagtttaaaaaaataatgaaaaataaatgtgaagaaaaGTTTACGCACTTGTTTTACCTGTATGAGTCCTGGTGTGGGTCTTCAGATGGTCAGACCGGGAGAACTTTCGCTGACAAGTTTTACACTGGAATGGTTTCACACCTAAACGGACAGAGAAGGTCTAGCCGTGGCCCTAACCATGTGGGGCAAAGCAAGGCCCACAAGGCCTGCTTCCCAGCGGCCCGAGGAGCCAGGCATCTCCAGCCACGCCTGCAATATCTGCCTCGCCCTCAGATTTCCCCAGTACCCCAggcccagcaggaaccacctgaTTGTACACAGTAATCCTTGAAGACCTGTGGTCTTGGGAACAACTACTGCTTAACCACAAATGTCCAGCTTCTCACCAAGTTCTCAGCTGTGTCTGAGACTGAAAAAGTGAATCACACACTACAAATGGGATTTTGCTCTCCACCACCCATGTTCTTTACTGACACTCAGTGTATCATCAGCAAATTGCTAGTGGGGATATCATGGCTATGGCTCTCTGGTTTTCAGGGGAAATATgggatgtttctttttctttcctttcttcttcttcttcttcttctttttttttttttttccttaagggaAGGTAAATCCCCAgagattagggggaaaaaattattGGAGAAACTAAACAAATGGCTGACCCTCTCACATCCATATTTGAACAATAAAGAGAATCACAAAATCAACCATGACCCGAGGGAACACACTGCCAGCAATGAGAAGTGAGCCTACAAACCTGTGTGTCTCCTTTGGTGTCTTTTGAGCTGGTCTGAACGAGAAAACCTTCGCTCACAGTCCTTGAAGTCACACTGGTATGGCTTCTCACCTTGGGGAAGACACATATTCCGTTTGAAAATGATACTGGAAATGAGGATCTCATTAGAGGCAACTTCTCTTACTGGGACTGAAGGGATCCCAAAATGCTGAAGGCACTTGGATGGAAGGTTTCAGGAATGTGCTGCCAACCACAGTGTGAGGTTAAATGCCCACCTATACATACACTCATGGGCAGGAGGCGTAGAAGGGGGTTGCGTGAATAAGGATGCATTAGAAGTGAAcggaggaggacttccctggtggcccagtggttaagaatccgcctgccaatgcaggggacacaggttcgagccctggtccaggaagatcccacaggccacggagcaactaagcccgggcaccataactactgagctcgcatgccacaactactgaagtctgcacacctagagcccgtgctccgcaagaagagaagccacggcagtgagaagcccgcgtaccgcaacgaagagtagcccccgctcgctgcagctagagaaagcccatgcacagcaacacaagacccaacgcagccaaaaataaaaattaaatttaaaaaaaaaacagtgaagggAATTCAGGTTCTGTAGTCTGACGCTGGGGTCAGATCCAGCTTTTCCACTTAAAGTGCTGGTTGAGGTGTCATTTCCTCACTGTGAAATGGAGCCAATAATCCGACAACTTCCAAGGATTTATAAGCAGATTAAATCAGACCATCCACATAAGGGTCTtagcccagtgcctagcacagagacAGTGCTCAAAAAGTACTGGCAgagaatatttaaacaaataataaaccaAAGCAGTCTTAAGTCCTAGGCTGAGTCTGAGGCAGAATTCTGGGATGGATGTGCCTTGGAGCCAGCCCCGTGAAAGaagtgttttatgttttatggCCTGAAGATGTGGTGTTCTCTGCTACTGACTTCCCATTCCTGAGTCAGGCATAAACAGCTACATGGTTGTGAGGTGCTCAAGTTAAACCAGGAGCCAGAGCCTTTAGAGTTTTTGGTATCCCTTTACCCGAGAGAAGTCAGGAGTGGGAGTACACAACCTCCTGCCTCAGAATGGAGAAGCCCCACCCCTGTCCTCACTGGAGAAAGTTCAGCCAAATCCTGGGAACTGCGCCCCCTGAATGCACTGAGCAACCCTGGGCCATCCCACCTTCTTATGAGAATTCTGAGTCACTAGCATTCTGGGATGGAGAGCAAGCCTTCCCAGGATCAGCCGGCTCTTTCTGTTGCTGGGCAGTGCCTGGTTACCCTTCCAGCCTCAAGACCCCCTCTGTTTCCCTGATTAATCTATATTCCTGCTATACAGAGCTCACTGTTCCCAAAAACTCTTGCCAAGAGACTCTTAGTCAGGTCTCTTTAATTCTGTGGAATTCTCTCTCCACCTACTCTGCTCTGCCCTTCTTTAATAAAGGATGGAcaatcaggatacaaaatgacCTGGCATCCTTTTTCCATCACCTGGGCCAGATCTTTGCAAGCAGCACCTTACTTTCCATCCCAGAAATCACCTGTGTCCTGGCAGCGCAGGAGCCAGGAGCAGGGGCTCCTGGGCCACCGCTGCCCAAAGGCCACCAGAGCCAAGGCTGGACAGTGGACGCACTTACCAGTGTGCTTCCGGCTGTGCATCTGTAAGTGAGACAGCTTAAAATATCTCTTATTGCAGCCCGGGTAAGCACACATGAAGGGGCGTTTCTCACTGGTCTCAGATGCCGACCGAACAAGAGTCGGGGCTACTCCGGGCACTCGCCGCACATCCTACATGCAGAGTGTAAGAGAAACGGAGGTTTTAAGGCACAGGTGAACATTCATGTTGGTCCCAAGGAAAGTGAGCGTTGAAGTATTCCCAAAGAAGGGATGGCGGATGTGAGGCCTAAGCCACTCCCCACCACACCCGAGGCGCCCGTGGCAGATGTCACTGATGGGTGACAGAGCAGTATATTCTACAATGCGGTGCTCTAACACCATCATGGCTATCAACCAGAACGGGGACTTGAAATAAAGTCTGTTTGGTGCTGCTGATCTGGAGCATCTGGAAAAGAAACGCTGGTGACTGGAAGAGCTCCCAATCCATCCTGTCTCTCAGCTTCTCCCCTTGAGGCAGTGAGGTCTGGAAGTCCAAAGCTCCAGGTTCGATTCTATTCCCTCCCACTCAGGACACCCGGCCACATGACCTTGGGCCCAATCTGCAATGGGTTGGGAAGTCCTTagtagagaaaaacaaaggatattAAATGAACCCCCAACTGAGCAGACCTTCCACATATGAGTAAATGACAAGGAAGAAAGAGCTCCTGGGATACGGAGGTTCTGTCTGTGAAGGGAGCTGAAACTCCAGGAGCGCCATGCTGTAGCCAGGGCAATCCTTTACTAGAGACACGCATTAACACTGTGTCCGCCTTCCGTCCACTTCACGTGTCCGTCTCAGGGCATTCTTCTGATCCCCCTTATcttgtgtgagtgagtgtgtgaatGACCGGTCCTCCATGAAAAGGAGCTACAGGGAAACAGTGAGGCAAAAGCCCCTTAGGCTCCTGGGACCAATGAGTCATAGGCAGGAACAGTGGAAGTGCCTGAGGGATCACTGTATCCCTTGTGCTCTCACAGATGCGCAGTCAAGGCCCAAGAGCACGGCCATAGTTTGTGTTAAGACCTGGAAACACTTCTGAGCTTAACCCACTCCTGCCCTGTGCACTTCCCACACCACCCCCAAGCTCCTGTTTGCGTTATTTCACACTGCCTTGCACCGTGAGATCTTTCTGAAGAAAACATACAGTAGTCTCATACAGCTCTGCTATTGATGGGCCACAGTGCCTCAAGTCAAAATGTGGCATAAGTTTAAACGGTGAGCCAGCTGTGTCCGATTGGTCTACTCTAGCAGAAAATGAACACCCGTCTGGTCTGGAGTCTATCAGAGGCCATGACAGCGAGTCTGACAAACCGTGCTTGGTGGAAAGGAAGGCAAAAGGAGctttttacatttcctttaatTCATCCTAAAGGCAGCACACACGGCAATAGGATATAAATCTGAGTTGTCAATGTCAGCCGGTCCTGGTGGAAGAGTCTGATGGTACTTGTCTGATTTCCATCTGATTTCCATCATATTTCTGTAACCCTTGCCTTTATTCCCACCATTGGAAGGCCTGAGATGAGGGAGCACGCTGTTCTATCACTATGACGCTTCTGGAAACATTAATCAGAACATCTCAGAGCACTTGCCCCACACATCACGTGAGGACTTGGCCCACACACAATTTGTTTCTAGTGTGCTGACTAGGCCGGTGAAAGTATCTCAGCCGTTCCTCATGTTGCAGACACTGAGTCACATGCCAGAGTCACAAACACAAACCCCTGGTAACTGGGCATAGTTCTGAGGATCCAAAAGAGCCTCCCTGGAGGTGGCCTTCCATCGAGTTTCCTGAATTCTCTGAAAACGTCAGcctttttactttgctttctttACTCTCCCTTAGAACTGCACAACACAcaaagtgaaccctaatgtaaactatggacttcagttaataatgtatcaatattggctcatcttcgtaacaaatgtaccaccagtacaagatgttaataacaggggagACCAAGGGATGGGCTAGGGGGTGGATATGGGAacactctgtactttctgtttttccttaaacctaaaactgctcgaaaaaaatgaattctatcttttaaaaaaagcccaTGTATAaaacttagcacaatgcctggcatatagaaagtGTCCAGCCATACATGGTGCtgatattattgttattgttattattagcaATGATAGACTCTAACTTTGGGTACTTTACCTTGCAGACCAAGTCTCCTTACAAGTCAAGAGTCCAGGCCATTAATTCAAGCTCATTCACCCCCCGATACAAGATGTGCGTGGCCCACCCTGGAGAAGGTGAGTTAAGCAGTGAAAGAGCAAGGGAAGGGGTTCTGCAGGAAGCATCCTGGTCTGAGTCAGGGAGGCGGCCACATCCACGCTGGCCTCTGGAGAGGAGGATGCCCCCAACCTGCCCCAGTGGAAGAGGAGGGGGTCCCTGCTTGTCACAGGAGCCTACAATTAGGAACAGACTTGCCAGGGCCAAATGGCCTTCagcaaggaagtgaaagactgcTGGGAAGGAAAGAGGCATCTGGGACCCCCGCATACCCACCTGAATGCCCCTGAAGACGCCGTGGGTGTGTATCCTGTACTGGGCACCACAGAGGATGGGAGTGGTGTGGTTATCACTATCGTACCCCGTGCCGTGGCTGCAAACACAAAGAAGGGAGAACAAGACTCAGGCTGCTTCACAGGCACCCTTTGGAAACGCACATCTGCAGCGGAAGGAATGTTCTTTAAAAGCTCTCAGGATGATACGGTTGGTTTCTGTCTTCCTCCACTGGGGCTGCTTTGGAAACAGGGCTCTGTGAAAGGCAGGGCTGCTCAATCCTGGGGTCTCCCTCACGCAGCCCCTCACGCTCAGATTCTCGAGGGCACACCACCTGGGTCTATGCCTCTCTCAGACAAGCCGGGGAAAGTCACAGTGCAGGATTTCATCCGCAGCAAATTGTTTACCATCAAAACAGGGCTGACAGCTGTGAATATCTCAGGAATGAGCAGATGCTTCGAGTTTCACATTGAGTGCAAAGAATTTTTGTCGGCACCTCATGACTCAGTTTTTACCAGATAGCACCAACTAAGTGATGACACTTACAAGAAGAGATGTCACATCCTCAGAAGTGGGGATTACACATCTGTGGCTTTGCTGCACTTAACCCACAGATCAGTTTTCCAGATCAGCTTAACTCTTTGCAGCCAACCCGTACCCTAGGTGGACACTGGACAGGTaatcttcctccttccttcctctgaccAGTCCTCTAGTCAGAGCTCAGTTGACTTTGGACTACTATCCAGAGCTGAGGGATGGAGAAAGTTGAAAACAACACCTTGGAAGGGGTGGATGTTCTGCTCTAAAAGTATTCTCCCCTTTGGGTACAAGCCGATCTCTGTGCTGCAGTTATTTTACTTCCAGATGAGGCAGAGTGAAGGTTCCAACCCACATGGGCAGAACAGTATAATCATATCTAGACTCACCACGGGGAGCTTTTATGAAACGCctctgtaaaatggtacagctgcttggACAatgtctggcagttcctcaaaacattagaCATCAAGTTATCATATggcccagaaattctacttctaggtatattcccagaagaaatgaaaatatatttctctgcaaaaacttgtacacattGTTTactggcagcattattcacaacagccaaaaagtagaatCAACCCAAACTTCCATTGGCTGAcggtggataaagaaaatatagtggggcttccctggtggcgcagtggttgagagtccgcctgccgatgcaggggacacgagttcgtgccccggtccgggaggatcccacatgccgcggagcggctgggcccgtgagccatggccgctgagcctgtgcgtccggagcctgtgctccgcaacgggagaggccacaacagtgagaggcccgcgtaccgcaaagaaaaaaaaaagaaaaaagaaaatatagtatattcctaaaatggaatattatttgacaataaagggaatgaagtactggTACATGACAAGggacaaaccttgaaaacattatgctaagagaaagaagtcCATCACAAAGGACCGCCTGTTGTGTGACTCTCTTTATAAGAAGCGTACAGAACAGGcaaattatagagacagaaagtagatgggtGGTTGGTTGCCTAGGACTGAGGAATTtgaggggaaatggagagtgactggTAAAAATGTCCTCAAATTGTGGTACTGGTcatacaactctgtgaatatactaaaaccattgaactgtacgCTGCAAATGGGTGAATGGTATAGTATGCGAAATATATAAAGCTGCTTAAAAAATTACcttgggggtaggggagggataaattgagagactgggcctgacatatacacactactatatataaaatagataactaataaggacctacagtataaCACAGCGAACTCTTCCCAattctctgtaatgacctgtatgggaaaagaatctaaaaaagagtatatatgtatatgcataactgatacactttgctgtacagcagaaagtaacacaacgttgtaaatcaactatactctaataaaaattaaagtgattgtgccaaaaaactaaaacaaaataaaattgcaagCATTTATAAATAAACTACCTCTGGGGACTACTATGCATTTTTTTAAGCCTCTGGGTGCAATCAACTGTCTGTCAGAGCTGAGAACCCTTACCCTCTGCCTCTGTTACTCTAGACATTCCCAGGGGCCCGATGCAGGAGGCCGGCAGCCCACTCCATCCGGGACTGGCTCAACTCTCACTCACCCAGGGGAGAGAACTCCTGGAAGGGAAGAGCACATGCTAGGGCGACGGACGTGTCCACACACCCTGCGGCCACAGCAGCTGTGGCGTTTCACATTTGGCTCTGgctccaaacttttttttttttttttttttgcggtacgcgggcctcttcactgctgtggcctctcccgttgcggagcacaggctccggacgcgcaggcgcagcggccatggctcacgggcccag is a genomic window of Physeter macrocephalus isolate SW-GA chromosome 16, ASM283717v5, whole genome shotgun sequence containing:
- the WT1 gene encoding Wilms tumor protein isoform X2, giving the protein MEKGYSTVTFDGTPSYGHTPSHHAAQFPNHSFKHEDPMGQQGSLGEQQYSVPPPVYGCHTPTDSCTGSQALLLRTPYSSDNLYQMTSQLECMTWNQMNLGATLKGHGTGYDSDNHTTPILCGAQYRIHTHGVFRGIQDVRRVPGVAPTLVRSASETSEKRPFMCAYPGCNKRYFKLSHLQMHSRKHTGEKPYQCDFKDCERRFSRSDQLKRHQRRHTGVKPFQCKTCQRKFSRSDHLKTHTRTHTGKTSEKPFSCRWPSCQKKFARSDELVRHHNMHQRNMSKLQLAL
- the WT1 gene encoding Wilms tumor protein isoform X1 encodes the protein MEKGYSTVTFDGTPSYGHTPSHHAAQFPNHSFKHEDPMGQQGSLGEQQYSVPPPVYGCHTPTDSCTGSQALLLRTPYSSDNLYQMTSQLECMTWNQMNLGATLKGVAAGSSSSVKWTEGQSNHGTGYDSDNHTTPILCGAQYRIHTHGVFRGIQDVRRVPGVAPTLVRSASETSEKRPFMCAYPGCNKRYFKLSHLQMHSRKHTGEKPYQCDFKDCERRFSRSDQLKRHQRRHTGVKPFQCKTCQRKFSRSDHLKTHTRTHTGEKPFSCRWPSCQKKFARSDELVRHHNMHQRNMSKLQLAL